The segment ACCGAAGTCCTCGTTGAGACTTACTTCGCCCGCAATGTTCAGGACTATGTGGCCATGGCCTCTTTGTGAGTGGTGCTGCaattcattttcacagttttctagCCTCTCAAATGTTGCATCATCTCACAGTTTGACTGACTTCTCTTTGTGACTATCCCAGTATCAAATATTTCCAGTATGTGATCTATGGCCTGGCATCATTTTTCTTCCTCTACGGCATCCTGCTGCTGGCTGAGGGCTTCTACACCACGAGCGCCGTCAAGCAGACCTTCGGCGAATTCAGGAGCACCCAGTGTGGCCGCTGCCTCAGTCTGACGGTGAGAACACggatgagggaggaggagggcggCGGGAGTAAAGAGGGAGGATTAATAGGACATCAGGTCATTGTTAAAAGGCTGAATGCTGGTTTGTTTTAGCTCCTAACTATAGTgaaatgttctttgtttcaCTGATTTCTACACAGAATGATGAATTTAAAGAGAATTCAATGACACCACATTCATCACTTGTCAAATTTCTCTGACCTTAAGCGCTACACTGCTTATTTCATTACAGTTTATCATAGTGACGTACATCTTGGCCTTCATTTGGCTGGCAGTATTCGCCTTCTCTGCTATCCCAGTGTTCTTCTTGTTCAACATGGAGCAGACCtgccacaacatcaacatcctGGCTGAAACAACCCCCAGCATTAATCAGCATGGCTGGATTTGCATGGACGCCAGGCAGTTTGGTGCGTCATTCTCATAATGACTGACTGCTTGTCCACTTGAGCAGAATGTTAATGTGTCCTGGATTAATCACTGGTGTCTAGATTCAAAACTCGTTGTTGAATCGGTTGTCAAATGATAACCGATTCCAAAATGTCTATACTGCCGCATCACTGATAGCCTGTGCGCAAGCAGAAACTTATATGAGTCACAACTCATCATAATTCAGCAATGGTAAGAGATACATCACTTACGTAATGTCTTCATTTAAGGTCTGCTTCCTTGGAATGCAATGCCAGGCAAGTCCTGTGGAATGACCTTGGCATCTATTTGCAAAACCAGTGAAGTGAGTAGAAGAATCCGATATTCCCTTTTAAACCTGTTCAGTATTTCATGTCAACATCTTCACATAAAAAATCAGTGTGCAGACTCAATGTAAAATGTACTCTAACTTATTAATGGATGCCTCTGTAAGTGAGCATTTGTATAATGAAATGACACAAATATGACTGATTCGGTGTTCTGAATATATACATCAAACTGTCCTGTGTTTGTTATGTCTTACAGTTCTACGTCACCTACGATTTGTACATAGCTGCATTTGCTGGTGCTGGGATCACTCTCTTAGCACTGGTGAGACATTGCTTTTTGGTCAcgttaaatattttagtttatgtTTTGAAGCTGAACCACACATAAAGAGCCTTTGTGTTGTTGGCCTGTGATAGACTAGCCACCTGTTAGGAGTATATCGTACCTCTCGCCCAAcaacagctgggattggctccagcccCCTGCAATACCCTACAGGATAAGCAATGAGGATACTGGCTGGATGAAAAGCATCGAAAAATAACTCAACATCTCTCTTACAGTTTTCAGTAGAACTATTTTCTATTGAAGAAGTAATTCCTGTGAACACTTTGGATAAACCTTTGTAAttccatggttttctgcattatttgtgataaaatgtcttcagttatcttcatctaagtcaagtattaacaaatataatgtgcataaaataataacacaaaaacaatttgatctttcatgtctctattgagaacaaccataaaaacctcacagcaatagtggaaaaagtttgtgaacccttggaatgaattactggttgaccccctCTTGGTTCCTGTAGcagtggatcagacctgcaggagttttagcccattcttcctgcagaccTGTTTCAGCTCTGTCATATCCTTTGGACATCTCATGTGTGCAtctctcttcaagtcattccatagcatctctattgggttgaggtctgggctctgacttgaccACTCCAAAAGGggaattgtgtttttattctaagGGTTCACCTTTTTCCATCTTccctgtgaggtttttatggttgacATATAAGatcaggtttttattttctgtgttattttaggtacatgatcttagatgaagatcagatcatgttttatgacaaattcatgcagaaaaccattaaattccaaaaggttcacatactttttcttgccactgtacattgaCTGTTACTCATTTGTCATTATGAGCACCACAAACAACATTCCAGTCACCTCAGATTTGCAGTGCACCAGAAATATCCAAAACTCCCAAACTATGTCAGCTCAAATATCAAACTCTGAACAGACACAGACCAACACCACTAGCAAAATATGTTGTgatcctttaaaaaaaaggccTTTGACTTCTATAGTATATAGATAGATGTTTGCTATATAGATAGACCTGTTTGCTCATCTGTGTGAATATATAAAcctatttttactgtttttaaaatctgttcttCCTGCCTCCTTTGCAGTTTCTCTATCTGGTTGCCACCACTTACAACTATGCAGTCTTGCGGTTTCTGGGCAGAAAAGGCATCCGCTAAATCTAACATCTCCGTCCAAGTCAACCCCATCTTCTGGCTATGAGACGGACAGTCAACACGTGACATTTTTGTTGATCCTCTTGGATACACAGCAACTTGCAAAGACTTGAAACGCCTGCTAGTATTTCTTTAATCGTGGCCAATAACTGATAAATGTTTCTCATCACTGTTTTGTATGaacaacagacagagagatgaaaataATTAAGCCCCAGCAGCCAGCGCTGGCCTTCTCCTCAAATTCTCCTCTCAGATGATTCTCTTAGCTTTGTTGTTCATTTTCCTCTCGTAGGTTGTATCTCTCGTTTTCTCCTTTTGGTGAAGCTTCACTGGTGCTGATGTTGTCAGATTGTGATGTATCACGTTTCATGAATAATAAAGAGTGATGCCAGCTCACCTCGCAATCTGTAATTGCACGCACGCCATTCGGTGTTTACTGATGCGTACATTGGTCCTGAATACAATATTGTCGCTGCCTCACTTTCAACATGTGTATCAACGTGTGTGGGAACTAAAGTAAATGAAGCTGAATGTACCAGAGCTTTATATACCATCCCGTCTCCATTTGTGCTTTCACTTACGATACAGGTACTTAGCACTCACTCATGATgcagttttgctttgtttaaattTCTCAATGtgggagagaaataaatatttgtattcattttccTGGAGGTATTTTTGTTACTGCTTAAAATAAGCTGGTGCTGTGCCACAGAGGTGCTGATGCTTCAATAACGTGCCTCCAGGTGACTCATGTTTGATGTGTAGCTGTGCTAGTGTTGTTTCTGCTCATTTAAAATTAAGGCTGATTAAACCATTTAAATCTGAGACGTTAACCTGTGACTTTATTTtgaccacatacagtatgttgcaatAAAATCACTTATTCTGATTGTAAAGTATTTAAACTTCTAT is part of the Anabas testudineus chromosome 14, fAnaTes1.2, whole genome shotgun sequence genome and harbors:
- the plp1b gene encoding proteolipid protein 1b isoform X2, with translation MGCYDCCVRCIGAVPYPSLVATLLCYAGMALFCGCGHEALSQTEVLVETYFARNVQDYVAMASFIKYFQYVIYGLASFFFLYGILLLAEGFYTTSAVKQTFGEFRSTQCGRCLSLTFIIVTYILAFIWLAVFAFSAIPVFFLFNMEQTCHNINILAETTPSINQHGWICMDARQFGLLPWNAMPGKSCGMTLASICKTSEFYVTYDLYIAAFAGAGITLLALFLYLVATTYNYAVLRFLGRKGIR
- the plp1b gene encoding proteolipid protein 1b isoform X1, coding for MFPVRQPWLCKALGCYDCCVRCIGAVPYPSLVATLLCYAGMALFCGCGHEALSQTEVLVETYFARNVQDYVAMASFIKYFQYVIYGLASFFFLYGILLLAEGFYTTSAVKQTFGEFRSTQCGRCLSLTFIIVTYILAFIWLAVFAFSAIPVFFLFNMEQTCHNINILAETTPSINQHGWICMDARQFGLLPWNAMPGKSCGMTLASICKTSEFYVTYDLYIAAFAGAGITLLALFLYLVATTYNYAVLRFLGRKGIR